CCTTTACAGAAATACAATTATGAATCAACTTTCTATTGCCCTAATGAATACAGATATTGACATatcttttatgaaatattaaatattttatatatgagtAAAGTAAAGATTCAATAAAGCTGAATAACAAACATTAATATTCAtatctataatataaatttattacaaattaaggTTTGTTGTCTTTCTTAAACCATCAATTACAGTTACTAATGCAGAAATAGTAAATACTTTCTTGATACAAAGGAAATATAAATATGACAAACTATGAAAATTCTAAACTGTTAAATAAGATACAATACaaaaaagatataaatttttataaattacgcatatttattgtaaaaaggatttttaaatatcgaagtaataatatgtaaaataaatatgatgtgtaacagaattatttaactgaaaaaatatgtacttttttttagaaaaaatacGCTACCAAAAATTTCGAGTTATTACCATGTCAATTATCACTCGATTATTTCATTTTGTCTTTTACGTCGAACAAAGATTAAATGATGAGGAAATGCAAAAAATGGTACATTAGAGAGAATGTTCATCGAAGTACTGTACTATTTTGATAATATGATAGAAATATCTGGCGATCATGCTCTGAACGCTAATGGCGCAGACGAGCCAGAGCGCTCCTACAGGCACGCTGCGCTCCAATTTAACAAgagaatttatttacttattatggATCTTGAAAATCAGTAGAGTCGTTAAATTTTCGTCAAATAATGTACTTACCTTTAAGATGCTCTCCTGATAACAAAAATGACTCATTTTGCTAGCAATCTTTGACTTTTTTGGAATAAGACGAAGACGCGTTCGGATCTATCATGGCAGATCTACTATACCACATACACTTTCCCTATTTTCATAATACAAAAAAGATGATCATTGCattgaaatttgtgattttcttATAACACGGATAAAACTTAACATTTCCTTTACAAAATTGAagacaaaaattataaacatttaattgaaaatgtaatacAGAAAATCCATGTTTTGGAACCACGAAACGTCGAGTACGTCATACATGCATATCTCGCATACATCGATCTAGTAACTTTACCGATTTACTAaggtaattttatttctaaagaTTTATAAATCATTTGTTACGAAGTTATAACATCTCGTGATTTTaagttatatggtcgatacgtTATCCATTGTGCCAATGATAAATGTTTTCCATTTTCCTTCAAATAATTGATTCAAAGTTATTTAACTATTTAGTTTGGTAACATAAGATTTTAAGGATGTAGTACTGCGTTTCCATGACAACCATATGATATTcctacacatatatatatatatatatatatatatatatatatatatatatatatatatatatgtatatatctttTGATAGTCGGAAACAATAGCGAAGAGATTATTCTGTACTTTGGCATGTAGAATCACTTCTTCATTAcactttatatattataattatattattcttacactaaaatttatatctttatcgattactttaaaattaaataataagtaaaaacaataaaaagccTAGCTCAAATTTTAGTCTATATATTGGAATCTAAAGtttttaaaatcatttcaaatGGTATAATAAAAGCAATTCGCAGTGTGAtgaaaaaattatgtaatatattaatcaATGAATAAacagttgaattaataaattttgtatgaaaacaCATGATGATTTAAAAACTGGCAAATATCTATTTACCAATGAGCTGTGATGAACAATTTCTTTATCAACCAAATACGAGAGTAGATATGCGTGCGCACGGTTAACGAAAGCATGTGAATAAAAGTTGTAATTATCATTGTGTAAATAAAACACTCAGGAAAATGGAATTAcatctataaatttatacatgttAAATATAAGTTTTTTCTTTGCCTTGTACAgaaagtagtagtagtagttaataattattgaatatatatataaatataacaatgaCTCTTGAAAGCACAGCAAGAGAAACTCAGCATATAAGGAATTTAAAAGCTGGTTTAATTGATTTTGTTGCTGGTTCACtgggtaataatattttacagtatACTAGAATACGTTATTTATTAAAGcaatataaaaatcatttttaagaatacagaataaaattaagtaatttagaatatttatctTTAATTATTGTTGTAGTTTATATAATGTGTTAGTATAATTGCCATTAATTTGTAAACAATATTCACTGAGCATGTTTACTTTTACAtccaatattataatattattagtaaATAAAGAGAGTATTTAATATGTGATACATGGTCTATGTTTATCGAATCATCAATCTTccatcattttatatattttttttaaggtGGAATAGCCCTTGTATATGTTGGGCAACCCTTAGATACTGTTAAGGTAAAGATGCAAACTTTCCCTTCCATGTATAAAGGAATGGTAAATTGTTTTTTGCAAACATTAAGAACGGACGGAGTAATACGTGGTTTATATGCAGGAACAATGCCTGCGGTAGTTGCTAATGTAGCTGAAAATTCAGTATTATTTGCTGCATATGGAGGATGCCAAAAAGTTATATCTAATCTTTTAGGTAacataattgttttaaaatattacaaatataaattataactttttatttgAACACAAAATTTTCATAGGTTTGAAGAAAGTAGAGGATTTAACATCCTTTCAAAATGCTTGTGCTGGATTTTTTGCTGCATTCTTTTCTTCATTAACACTATGTCCAACAGAACTCATAAAATGTAAACTACAAGCATTAAGAGAAGTTCAAACTGAAGCGACAGGAACAGTAACagaaacaaatataattaaagtaagaaaaaggaaaacataatgtaatttaaattttaaaaataatgattaTTCTTCTTAGAAAAATATTGGACCATGGAGTTTGACAAATCAAATTCTTAAAGAACAGGGAATAAGAGGTCTGTTTTCTGGTTTATCATCAACTATTGCTCGTGAAATGCCTGGgtacttctttttttttggaGGCTATGAAATTACTAGAGAACTATTAGCAAAACCACATGAAAATAGAGATGATATTGGATGGCAAAAAACAATGGTAGCTGGTGCTGTTGGTGGAACTGTGTTATGGCTTGTTATATTTCCAGCGGATGTTGTTAAAAGTAGAATACAGGTTAGTTTTATATggtaaaatatatgtacatacatatatatgtatgcatatatattTAAGAGGAATTAATACATAAATGAATTttgcataaaatttcatttttgaaggtgaaaaatttaaaagaccCAGCATTAGTGGTTATGAAAGATATTGTAAAGAACGAAGGTATTGGCTCCTTGTATAATGGTCTGAAACCCACATTAATAAGGACAATACCAGCAACAGCTACATTATTTGTAACTTACGAGTATACCAAAAGATTTAtgcataattattttgaaaacagCTGACAGAAGAAATGATACTTATACATGTATGCACAAACATGTAAATGTATGCaggattaataaaaatttatatttaagaagaatatatgtatatataatgtcTTTTTCAACAATTGATATAGTAATAACCAGTTTTAAAACTTTTTATTgcctttaaataaaaaataattttctccaaaaagaaatttttttaaatttgtttttatttttttatgacaatatgatattttttatgATAGGTTTTCATAAATTCGGTTTCTCAAATAATCTTCTTTCTCTTTGTCCTCAGTAAGAGAATTCCACTCTACTTCGTCAATCTGCAAAATCAGtgataaaattaatgtatatattattttatgattttgttaaataatttgagaaattaccaCAATTGGTGTATATCCAATAGCTTGTAGCTGTTTCAGTTTTCTTTTTACAGAACCAACATAATCATCACGACCATGCAATTTTTGATCAACAGATAGTGGATGTAGAACATTCCACTTTATATTCTTTAGGTTCGcagtatttacatatttaatcgAACCAGTAGGCATTGATGATAAAATAGGTTCTATTGCGACAGGATTATTATGTTCATCAAAACCAAAAATTACATCTTTTACTGGGTAATGAGGcaaaatataatcaatatacaCATCTATACCCACGAATTGCTACagcaaaaaattaaaacatattaGATACCTTTGTTTCTCTTCTGAAAAcgtattttgtatataattttgtaaacagACCTtgcatatgtatgtaatatCAGTTTGAAATGTTACATTGCTCCACTTTCTACGAATATTATTCTTGCATAAGTATTcctacaaaaaaaagaaagaacagtCAATTTTGTTGGttattaatttgattatttatacattccatcagaaataaatattatgtatacgtatatataaatgtatatacataaattatacCTTTATTAAATAATCATACATTGCTTTTGTCAAAAATGGACCTTTATAATCAGGAACCTCTATTTTAACTGAACACTCCAGTGTAAGCATATCACTTGTCACCAGTATCATATTGCCTTGATGCAAGTTATGTACATATTTAGGGTTCAATACATATTGGATTAATTGTGGAATATGAATATTTCTACTTATTGCGTATGTTAAAACACGTACTAATGATATAGGATGcctataattcataaatttattagattaaAGCTTATTAGATTTATTTGTTTGATAGAATCaactttaatattatatatcttCATACCGTGgttaatgataataaaatatagtaatatttatgttcattatatatacaataatatgtTTTGAGCATAAAAACTCACGCTTGAATTTCAGTTAGTCTAACTGTTTGATAGGTTTCGAAAATTTCGTTCATTAACATATGACACGCTTCCTGATAGTAGTCATTGTAAGGAGCAACTGAATAGATAGCAAATAAAATCCTTTCAATATCTTTTACTCTTGcatcttttatttctttttttgctcTAGATCAGAATTTGATATTACTTTTAACGTACAAATGTAATGATGTTAGCATTCTTTTATGGAGCTTACCTCTCAACAATTTGTGTTGTTAAGGGTTCATTGTATACCCGTATTCCACCAAATGCATGTGCTATATGTGTTAGACATTTTAATGGTAACCTTGGTATTTCACTATTTAAAGAGTTCAGTAACTCTTGGAATTCTGCCATGCAATATCTACAGCCAGTAtatctataaataaatatatgtataaatgtaatGGACAAAAATCattgttagaaaattatttatactgtAAATTGTTCTGTTACCTTATTAGTTTCATAAGCGCTGCTAAAGTATTACTTTCCatgaatttaacatttttcgtAACTCTTACTATCATTTCTTTCATTAAATCatgatttataattttcctctttttcataaaaaaacctCTTGCCAATATACCTATCTCGTTTGCGCTGAGATCAGATATGCATTCTTTTGCACGACATTCAACTGCAAACATGTTAAcggaaaaatttgatgattgtgaaCAATTCATAAGGAAAAGGAATTGAACTAAATGTTTTGCAGATAGGTTATTAATCTTTGATCCTAGTTTTCTCAATGCACGCCATTGATAATATGATGTGGAATCTGCAAGTTGATAGAATCCATCacatattaataacatttcttCGATTTTTGATGGAAAGAATCGTTTTAAACATTGCTGATTTAATGTCCCAAGAAATTG
Above is a window of Megachile rotundata isolate GNS110a chromosome 12, iyMegRotu1, whole genome shotgun sequence DNA encoding:
- the LOC100875066 gene encoding mitochondrial ornithine transporter 1, with protein sequence MTLESTARETQHIRNLKAGLIDFVAGSLGGIALVYVGQPLDTVKVKMQTFPSMYKGMVNCFLQTLRTDGVIRGLYAGTMPAVVANVAENSVLFAAYGGCQKVISNLLGLKKVEDLTSFQNACAGFFAAFFSSLTLCPTELIKCKLQALREVQTEATGTVTETNIIKKNIGPWSLTNQILKEQGIRGLFSGLSSTIAREMPGYFFFFGGYEITRELLAKPHENRDDIGWQKTMVAGAVGGTVLWLVIFPADVVKSRIQVKNLKDPALVVMKDIVKNEGIGSLYNGLKPTLIRTIPATATLFVTYEYTKRFMHNYFENS
- the LOC100874953 gene encoding FAST kinase domain-containing protein 5, mitochondrial isoform X2; the protein is MFPIFIQRTSNTISAILNHKYWSQASTSYIYDAIKKISYCHLSGTRFETALYDDILKACNDKLPKLTDDELKSLMRHMCTMYFDINKSYYWKQFLGTLNQQCLKRFFPSKIEEMLLICDGFYQLADSTSYYQWRALRKLGSKINNLSAKHLVQFLFLMNCSQSSNFSVNMFAVECRAKECISDLSANEIGILARGFFMKKRKIINHDLMKEMIVRVTKNVKFMESNTLAALMKLIRYTGCRYCMAEFQELLNSLNSEIPRLPLKCLTHIAHAFGGIRVYNEPLTTQIVERAKKEIKDARVKDIERILFAIYSVAPYNDYYQEACHMLMNEIFETYQTVRLTEIQAHPISLVRVLTYAISRNIHIPQLIQYVLNPKYVHNLHQGNMILVTSDMLTLECSVKIEVPDYKGPFLTKAMYDYLIKEYLCKNNIRRKWSNVTFQTDITYICKQFVGIDVYIDYILPHYPVKDVIFGFDEHNNPVAIEPILSSMPTGSIKYVNTANLKNIKWNVLHPLSVDQKLHGRDDYVGSVKRKLKQLQAIGYTPIVIDEVEWNSLTEDKEKEDYLRNRIYENLS
- the LOC100874953 gene encoding FAST kinase domain-containing protein 5, mitochondrial isoform X1, with amino-acid sequence MFPIFIQRTSNTISAILNHKCKITFLRLYKRSYFRKSINRVWDRNTLDTFQRYPEKYKYFMWYQKYSTELREIEKNDTIATKEYISDNKIIHQLLVKSVHYENTVMQPSKAHIHVKYEEICELYITDWSQASTSYIYDAIKKISYCHLSGTRFETALYDDILKACNDKLPKLTDDELKSLMRHMCTMYFDINKSYYWKQFLGTLNQQCLKRFFPSKIEEMLLICDGFYQLADSTSYYQWRALRKLGSKINNLSAKHLVQFLFLMNCSQSSNFSVNMFAVECRAKECISDLSANEIGILARGFFMKKRKIINHDLMKEMIVRVTKNVKFMESNTLAALMKLIRYTGCRYCMAEFQELLNSLNSEIPRLPLKCLTHIAHAFGGIRVYNEPLTTQIVERAKKEIKDARVKDIERILFAIYSVAPYNDYYQEACHMLMNEIFETYQTVRLTEIQAHPISLVRVLTYAISRNIHIPQLIQYVLNPKYVHNLHQGNMILVTSDMLTLECSVKIEVPDYKGPFLTKAMYDYLIKEYLCKNNIRRKWSNVTFQTDITYICKQFVGIDVYIDYILPHYPVKDVIFGFDEHNNPVAIEPILSSMPTGSIKYVNTANLKNIKWNVLHPLSVDQKLHGRDDYVGSVKRKLKQLQAIGYTPIVIDEVEWNSLTEDKEKEDYLRNRIYENLS